TCCCGCTCGGCTGCGGCTGCTCAGCCTGATCCAGTCGGCCCCCGAAGGCGAGGCGTGCGTCTGTGACCTGACCGCGCCGCTCGGCCTTTCACAGCCGACGGTCAGTCACCACCTGCGTATCCTCACCGAGGCCGGCTTGCTGGAGCGGGAGAAGCGCGGTGTCTGGGCGTACTACCGGCTGGTGCCGACCGCGATCGCCACGATCGCGGATCTGCTGACCCCGCCGCGCAAGCGGGCCACCAAGAAGGCCCGCTGAAACTGGACGTCTCCGACCTCCGGGTGGGCTCTCCCGGGTCGTGGCGTGGCGTCAGCCGCGTCGGGTCCGGATGGCCAGGGACCGTCCCGAACAGGGACGGCGTCGGGTGGCGTGCCAGGGGTGGCGCCACCACCGCACGATGACGGCTGTCCGTCACCGGTTCCATCCGCAGGTCGACAGGCCGAACACGACGACGGCCGGCCCCGCCCGGGGCCGGCCGTCGTCGTCGTAGCCGGGGTCAGCGCTCGTGCCGGCCGCGCGGGTGGCCGTCGTCCTCGATGGCGTCCCGCACCGCCTCGACCGCGCCCGCCGCACTGGCCGCCGCGATCACCGCGACCGCCTCGCCGCGCTTGCGGGCCCGCCGGTCGCGGAGGAACTCGAAGAAGATCGGCAGCACCGAGATCAGGATGATCACGGCCACCACCGGGAGGATGTACCGGTCGATCTTGTCGCCGATCGTCTGGTAGATCCGGTCGGCGAGCAGGTAGCCGATCAGCAGGATGCCGTCCACCCAGAGGATCGCGCCGACGACGTTCCAGATGAAGAACTGCCGGGCGGGCATGCCCAGCACCCCGGCCACCGGGTTGAGGAACGTGCGCACGATCGGGATGAACCGGGCCAGCACCACGGCCTTCGCCGGGCCGAACTTCCGGAAGTAGTACTCGGCCTTCTCCACGTACTCCCGCTTGAACAGGCGGGAGTTGGGGCGCTCGAACATCCGCCGGCCGTACCGGTGGCCGAGCCAGTGCCCGAGCTGCGCCCCGGCGATCGCGCAGGCCGGCCCGCCGATCAGCAGTGCGACCAGGTGCAGCCGGGTGCCGCTGCCGAAGATCGCGTCCGCCACCGGCGACGCGGCCACCCCGGCCAGGAAGAGCAGCGAGTCACCCGGGAAGAAGAACCCGACCAGCAGGCCGGTCTCGGCGAAGAGGATCGCCCACACGCCGATCAACCCGAAGGTGTGGATCAGTTCCTTCGGGTCGAGCGGGTTCAGGGCGAGGTTCTCGGAGAGCACCCGGGTCTTCTCTGCTGTGTCCACGGCCACACAGGCTACCGAACCCAGGTCGGATGCCGTGCCGCACCGTCCCGCCTGCGGCGTTCCGTCCCGGCGCGGGCCGCGCTCCGGGCCCGGACACGACGGTGCCCCGTCGACCGCGAGGGTCGACGGGGCACCGGTGTGCGGGTGGATCAGGCCACGAAGCGGGTACGCCGACGGCGGGCCACCACGTAGCCGCCGAAACCGGCCGCCAGCAGCAGGACGCCGATGCCGGCGATCAGGCCGGTGGAGCTGCCGGTGATCGGCAGGGTGCCGCCGTCACCGCCGCCCTCTCCGCCGTTGCCCCCACCGTTGCCGGCGGCGGCGTTGACCAGGACCTTGGCGGTGTCGTTCGCCGGCTTCAGGTCACGGGTGAAGCCGCCGTCGCACTGGCACGTGACGTTGATCTTCACCAGCCCGGTCGCGTTGGCGACAACCTTGTCGATCCGGAGCGAGATGTCCACCATGTCGGACTCGCCGGCCTTCAGCAGGCTGCCGAAGTAGCAGAAGTAGTTGCGGTGGCCCGGCTCACCCGGCTCGCCCCAGTTGTCGCCGTTCCTGGTGAGGCAGTTCTCCGGGACCGCGACCGCCGTGGTGCCCTGCGGCACGTCGAAGCTCAGGTAGGTGATCGAGCTGCCGGCCCGGCTGTAGTCGAGGGTCGCCGGACCGTTGTTGCGCAGCCCCACGGTCGCCTTCACCGTGGTGCCGGCCTTGCCGGTCAGCGAGGTGCCGAGCGCCTCCAGGTCGGTGCCGTTCTTGCCGGTGACCGTCACCATGATGTTCGTGCCGTTGTTCTCCGGCCGCGGGTCGGCCTGGAACCCCTGAGCGGTCGCCTTGTTCGGGACCGCGGTGAGAGCCAACGTGCCGTCGGTGCCCGGCTTGCCGATGGTCACGTCGTGGTGGCCCAGGTAGCTCTGGAAGTCCTCGAACTCGGACCCGGTCATCCAGACGATCTCGCCGTACTTGGCGCCGGGGGCGTAGCTGTCCGCGCCGAGGACGTACGGCAACGACGCGCTGAAGGTGCTGCCCACGGGCAGTTCCTCGTCGAACCGGCAGGTGCGCAGCTCGTCGCCCACGTAGGTGCAGTTGCTGTAGTGCTTGGCGGCGTTCATGCCGTAGTCGTTGTAGAAGATGACGACAGGACCCTTCGCGGTGGCCCCACCCACGTTGCTGACCGTCACCGGCGAGGTGAAGGTCTTGCCGGGCGCGGCCGACGCCTTGACCTCCGGCCCGGCCGCCAGGTCGACGCTCTCACCGACCCGGACCTTCGCGTCGTGCGAGACCGGATCGTGGCCGGCCGCGGTCATGGTCACCTTCAGCGTGCCGGCGTCGCCGTCCTGCGCCTTCGCGGTGGCCTTGAGCTGCACCTCGAAGATCGCGCTCGAGCCCCACACGTCG
The Micromonospora sp. R77 DNA segment above includes these coding regions:
- a CDS encoding helix-turn-helix transcriptional regulator — translated: MEYVGTALAEMTMPQISPLAGEPIERADAERLAGVLKALADPARLRLLSLIQSAPEGEACVCDLTAPLGLSQPTVSHHLRILTEAGLLEREKRGVWAYYRLVPTAIATIADLLTPPRKRATKKAR
- a CDS encoding LPXTG cell wall anchor domain-containing protein, coding for MFSHSTRRWLAGLGVAGAFVAASATPAAAAGSQIELGLYFGDTTIATNSDGKIERSTISSSAPTVLHDVSVRYDFSDLAGKVTVSEPEEGNTCTTPSAYVLLCTDPFDVDVDVWGSSAIFEVQLKATAKAQDGDAGTLKVTMTAAGHDPVSHDAKVRVGESVDLAAGPEVKASAAPGKTFTSPVTVSNVGGATAKGPVVIFYNDYGMNAAKHYSNCTYVGDELRTCRFDEELPVGSTFSASLPYVLGADSYAPGAKYGEIVWMTGSEFEDFQSYLGHHDVTIGKPGTDGTLALTAVPNKATAQGFQADPRPENNGTNIMVTVTGKNGTDLEALGTSLTGKAGTTVKATVGLRNNGPATLDYSRAGSSITYLSFDVPQGTTAVAVPENCLTRNGDNWGEPGEPGHRNYFCYFGSLLKAGESDMVDISLRIDKVVANATGLVKINVTCQCDGGFTRDLKPANDTAKVLVNAAAGNGGGNGGEGGGDGGTLPITGSSTGLIAGIGVLLLAAGFGGYVVARRRRTRFVA
- a CDS encoding DedA family protein — protein: MAVDTAEKTRVLSENLALNPLDPKELIHTFGLIGVWAILFAETGLLVGFFFPGDSLLFLAGVAASPVADAIFGSGTRLHLVALLIGGPACAIAGAQLGHWLGHRYGRRMFERPNSRLFKREYVEKAEYYFRKFGPAKAVVLARFIPIVRTFLNPVAGVLGMPARQFFIWNVVGAILWVDGILLIGYLLADRIYQTIGDKIDRYILPVVAVIILISVLPIFFEFLRDRRARKRGEAVAVIAAASAAGAVEAVRDAIEDDGHPRGRHER